The Pan troglodytes isolate AG18354 chromosome 8, NHGRI_mPanTro3-v2.0_pri, whole genome shotgun sequence genome window below encodes:
- the IFIT3 gene encoding interferon-induced protein with tetratricopeptide repeats 3 isoform X1 — protein MSEVTKNSLEKILPQLKCHFTWNLFKEESVSRDLEDRVCNQIEFLNTEFKATMYNLLAYIKHLDGNNEAALECLRQAEELIQQEHADQAEIRSLVTWGNYAWVYYHLGRLSDAQIYVDKVKQTCKKFSNPYSIEYSELDCEEGWTQLKCGRNERAKVCFEKALEEKPNNPEFSSGLAIAMYHLDNNPEKQFSTDVLKQAIELSPDNQYVKVLLGLKLQKMNKEAEGEQFVEEALEKAPCQTDVLRSAAKFYRRKGDLDKAIELFQRVLESTPNNGYLYHQIGCCYKAKVRQMQNTGESEASGNKEMIEALKQYAMDYSNKALEKGLNPLNAYSDCAEFLETECYQTPFNKEVPDAEKQQSHQRYCNLQKYNGKSEDTAVQHGLEGLSISKKSTDKEEIKDQPQNVSENLLPQNAPNYWYLQGLIHKQNGDLLQAAKCYEKELGRLLRDAPSGIGSIFLSASELEDGSEEMGQGAVSSSPRELLSNSEQLN, from the coding sequence TGAGGTCACCAAGAATTCCCTGGAGAAAATCCTTCCACAGCTGAAATGCCATTTCACCTGGAACTTATTCAAGGAAGAAAGTGTCTCAAGGGATCTAGAAGATAGAGTGTGTAACCAGATTGAATTTTTAAACACTGAGTTCAAAGCTACAATGTACAACTTGTTGGCCTACATAAAACACCTAGATGGTAACAACGAGGCAGCCCTGGAATGCTTACGGCAAGCTGAAGAGTTAATCCAGCAAGAACATGCTGACCAAGCAGAAATCAGAAGTCTAGTCACTTGGGGAAACTACGCCTGGGTCTACTATCACTTGGGCAGACTCTCAGATGCTCAGATTTATGTAGATAAGGTGAAACAAACCTGCAAGAAATTTTCAAATCCATACAGTATTGAGTATTCTGAACTTGACTGTGAGGAAGGGTGGACACAACTGAAGTGTGGAAGAAATGAAAGGGCGAAGGTGTGTTTTGAGAAGGCTCTGGAAGAAAAGCCCAACAACCCAGAATTCTCCTCTGGACTGGCAATTGCGATGTACCATCTGGATAATAACCCAGAGAAACAGTTCTCTACTGATGTTTTGAAGCAGGCCATTGAGCTGAGTCCTGATAACCAATACGTCAAGGTTCTCTTGGGCCTGAAACTGCAGAAGATGAATAAAGAAGCTGAAGGAGAGCAGTTTGTTGAAGAAGCCTTGGAAAAGGCTCCTTGCCAAACAGATGTCCTCCGCAGTGCAGCcaaattttacagaagaaaaggtGACCTAGACAAAGCTATTGAACTGTTCCAACGGGTGTTGGAATCCACACCAAACAATGGCTACCTCTATCACCAGATTGGGTGCTGCTACAAGGCAAAAGTAAGACAAATGCAGAATACAGGAGAATCTGAAGCTAGTGGAAATAAAGAGATGATTGAAGCACTAAAGCAATATGCTATGGACTATTCGAATAAAGCTCTTGAGAAGGGACTGAATCCTCTGAATGCATACTCCGATTGCGCTGAGTTCCTGGAGACGGAATGTTATCAGACACCATTCAATAAGGAAGTCCCTGATGCTGAAAAGCAACAATCCCATCAGCGCTACTGCAACCTTCAGAAATATAATGGGAAGTCTGAAGACACTGCTGTGCAACATGGTTTAGAGGGTTTGTCCATAAGCAAAAAATCAACTGACAAGGAAGAGATCAAAGACCAACCACAGAATGTATCTGAAAATCTGCTTCCACAAAATGCACCGAATTATTGGTATCTTCAAGGATTAATTCATAAGCAGAATGGAGATCTGCTGCAAGCAGCCAAATGTTATGAGAAGGAACTGGGCCGCCTGCTAAGGGATGCCCCTTCAGGCATAGGCAGTATTTTCCTGTCAGCATCTGAGCTTGAGGATGGTAGTGAGGAAATGGGCCAGGGCGCAGTCAGCTCCAGTCCCAGAGAGCTCCTCTCTAACTCAGAGCAACTGAACTGA
- the IFIT3 gene encoding interferon-induced protein with tetratricopeptide repeats 3 (The RefSeq protein has 1 substitution compared to this genomic sequence), which translates to MSEVTKNSLEKILPQLKCHFTWNLFKEESVSRDLEDRVCNQIEFLNTEFKATMYNLLAYIKHLDGNNEAALECLRQAEELIQQEHADQAEIRSLVTWGNYVWVYYHLGRLSDAQIYVDKVKQTCKKFSNPYSIEYSELDCEEGWTQLKCGRNERAKVCFEKALEEKPNNPEFSSGLAIAMYHLDNNPEKQFSTDVLKQAIELSPDNQYVKVLLGLKLQKMNKEAEGEQFVEEALEKAPCQTDVLRSAAKFYRRKGDLDKAIELFQRVLESTPNNGYLYHQIGCCYKAKVRQMQNTGESEASGNKEMIEALKQYAMDYSNKALEKGLNPLNAYSDCAEFLETECYQTPFNKEVPDAEKQQSHQRYCNLQKYNGKSEDTAVQHGLEGLSISKKSTDKEEIKDQPQNVSENLLPQNAPNYWYLQGLIHKQNGDLLQAAKCYEKELGRLLRDAPSGIGSIFLSASELEDGSEEMGQGAVSSSPRELLSNSEQLN; encoded by the coding sequence TGAGGTCACCAAGAATTCCCTGGAGAAAATCCTTCCACAGCTGAAATGCCATTTCACCTGGAACTTATTCAAGGAAGAAAGTGTCTCAAGGGATCTAGAAGATAGAGTGTGTAACCAGATTGAATTTTTAAACACTGAGTTCAAAGCTACAATGTACAACTTGTTGGCCTACATAAAACACCTAGATGGTAACAACGAGGCAGCCCTGGAATGCTTACGGCAAGCTGAAGAGTTAATCCAGCAAGAACATGCTGACCAAGCAGAAATCAGAAGTCTAGTCACTTGGGGAAACTACGCCTGGGTCTACTATCACTTGGGCAGACTCTCAGATGCTCAGATTTATGTAGATAAGGTGAAACAAACCTGCAAGAAATTTTCAAATCCATACAGTATTGAGTATTCTGAACTTGACTGTGAGGAAGGGTGGACACAACTGAAGTGTGGAAGAAATGAAAGGGCGAAGGTGTGTTTTGAGAAGGCTCTGGAAGAAAAGCCCAACAACCCAGAATTCTCCTCTGGACTGGCAATTGCGATGTACCATCTGGATAATAACCCAGAGAAACAGTTCTCTACTGATGTTTTGAAGCAGGCCATTGAGCTGAGTCCTGATAACCAATACGTCAAGGTTCTCTTGGGCCTGAAACTGCAGAAGATGAATAAAGAAGCTGAAGGAGAGCAGTTTGTTGAAGAAGCCTTGGAAAAGGCTCCTTGCCAAACAGATGTCCTCCGCAGTGCAGCcaaattttacagaagaaaaggtGACCTAGACAAAGCTATTGAACTGTTCCAACGGGTGTTGGAATCCACACCAAACAATGGCTACCTCTATCACCAGATTGGGTGCTGCTACAAGGCAAAAGTAAGACAAATGCAGAATACAGGAGAATCTGAAGCTAGTGGAAATAAAGAGATGATTGAAGCACTAAAGCAATATGCTATGGACTATTCGAATAAAGCTCTTGAGAAGGGACTGAATCCTCTGAATGCATACTCCGATTGCGCTGAGTTCCTGGAGACGGAATGTTATCAGACACCATTCAATAAGGAAGTCCCTGATGCTGAAAAGCAACAATCCCATCAGCGCTACTGCAACCTTCAGAAATATAATGGGAAGTCTGAAGACACTGCTGTGCAACATGGTTTAGAGGGTTTGTCCATAAGCAAAAAATCAACTGACAAGGAAGAGATCAAAGACCAACCACAGAATGTATCTGAAAATCTGCTTCCACAAAATGCACCGAATTATTGGTATCTTCAAGGATTAATTCATAAGCAGAATGGAGATCTGCTGCAAGCAGCCAAATGTTATGAGAAGGAACTGGGCCGCCTGCTAAGGGATGCCCCTTCAGGCATAGGCAGTATTTTCCTGTCAGCATCTGAGCTTGAGGATGGTAGTGAGGAAATGGGCCAGGGCGCAGTCAGCTCCAGTCCCAGAGAGCTCCTCTCTAACTCAGAGCAACTGAACTGA